The DNA sequence ACATTCCGGCCGCAATTGCAGTCTTCATATCAATACCTGAATCACCAAGATAAATGACCTGGGCGGGTCTAAGTGCCATAATTCGGGCAACGTGAAGAGCCCCATCAGGTGCAGGTTTCTTAGGAAAATTCGGGCTCTCACCGATAACTGCGGTAAATGTAATATCAGGAAAGAATCTTTTAATAAAAAGTTTAGTAAATTCATCCGGTTTATTAGAATGGACCGCCATTTTTATGTTTTTTGTTTGTAAATCTTTGAGCAAGTTGAATATACCTGGGTAAGGTT is a window from the candidate division WOR-3 bacterium genome containing:
- a CDS encoding HAD family hydrolase, whose amino-acid sequence is MVFRAVIFDLDGTLLDTIKDIADSMNEVLKKLGFPVYKTQDYYYFVGEGMKVLCERVIPKEKHKPEIINDCVKLMKYEYQKNWYKNTKPYPGIFNLLKDLQTKNIKMAVHSNKPDEFTKLFIKRFFPDITFTAVIGESPNFPKKPAPDGALHVARIMALRPAQVIYLGDSGIDMKTAIAAGM